The following is a genomic window from Anopheles aquasalis chromosome 3, idAnoAquaMG_Q_19, whole genome shotgun sequence.
CTTGCAACGTGCTATTactgtctctgtgtctgtctgaGGAAACAACGCACGAAACTCATAAAACACGATCGCAAACGTCGCTCCCAGCAGCCCAGCGGACATCTTAGGCCACCATAAAAACCCGTTTCGGGAGTTCACAGAGTAGAGTTAGGTGGCTAGCGCGAGATACCGAAAACAGACACCGGAGCAGCATTGGtcgttggttcggtttttgcgCGTTTGATGGCATGACAAATCTTTTAATCCATTACGACACACACCGACGCCAATTTGGAGTCGCCGGCACTGCTGGGGAATGTGGGTCAGTGTCGCagcgtttttgggggcgaaGGCGTATGTTTATGCTAAGCGGATCGGAGGCTTCTTCGAGGTGGCTTTACAGGGGGGTTGGGGGCCTAACAGAAAACACGCAGGGTAAGGTGCGCTGggtgccacaacaacaacaacagcggcaacggcagcgaATGTCAAGGATAATGTGTGGCAAAGAACGCCACGAAGCCCTTGTCTCTGGGACCGTTTTATGAAGGCCGGAAGTTCGCGGTGAAATCGCCTTAGAAGGAGACTCAGGAGGGTTCTAATTAAAACGTTTGCCTTTGAGGTTTGGCGTTCCATTCGACCTGTCATAAACATTTCTTGTGCTCACGGCTCACAAAGTAGGCTACTAGTGCGCAGCGAATGCTTCCGTCCATTCTAGAACCAAGCAACCGGAGACTCGCTCTGAAGAAGTGAGTAacgtgtgcgcgagcgcgcgcgcgatcgcgttaACTAAGCTTCCATCGCGATGATAAGAATTAGAAGAGAACGGGGGCGCGCCGCATGAATGCAATTTCGTGTAATCAAACACAGCTGTCGGTCAGAAAGGCGCGAAAGCGTCCGAGACGAATGGAACACCAAAGGGAAGACGCGATACAAAGaactctggctggctggctggcagcagccACGCTTCCTTCCTCACACAAGCGTCAATTGGATAATCGTTGGGCTTAAATTGGCGGCAACTTACCGTTCAGACTGGCCTCGTGATTGTAGGTGATGAGCAGATACTTTCCCTCCCGGCGCATCTCACCGATGGTCAGATTGTAGGACTCCGGTTGCCCTGGTCGCTCTTCACtcccatcatcgccgtcgccatcaccgtccATCTTCCGCCGGTACACCAGATCACCGAGCTCTTGCTCCAGTAGGGCCAGCAGGACCGCATGTTGATCCGGATTGTTGTGAAATCCGAGTGGAAATCGACGAAAATCTAGGAAAACTGTCTCCTCCGACAGTATCACGAATCGGCGGATGTCCTGGAGGATCGGCAAGAGTGGAGCGACACGGAAGTGTTCGTTCATGATCCAGAAGTTGCGTGTTCCGTTGTGCGATGGTTGGTAACCGATGGAAAAGTCCAGATAGCGCACACCGTACACGAGCTGACTCCAGACGTCGATACTTTGGCGGAAGCCAATTTTCTTAAGAAACACATTGCCAACATTGGCGCGCGTTTGGAAGCAACCGGAACAGTGCGTCCCGGGAAGGAACAGGTCCTTGAGCGTGATGTTGCTTAGACCGGGCTCGGTAAACATCCAGTTCGGTTGAATCTTGAGACAATCGAAGTACTGCAACTGATCGTGCTGATCGTAACTGGTGAGATAGTAACCGTAGCAtattggtttcgttttgcgCTTGGGAATGCGCTGCAGGACTTGCTCGTGGCTCCAGCCACCGGGAAGCTTGTGGCGCCCGAACCGCACCTCACTCATCACCTGTCCGCTTGGTTCACCTTCGACGAGCACCTTCACGATCGGTGGTGCATCGGAAAGGGCTGGATTCTCGGTGTACAGGCCGATCCAGGCGGGGGGATTTTCACAACCAGGGCCCCAGTTGATCACGAGCTGTGCCTCTTCGATGTTCCGGGCCATGGCCGAGATTGTTAGATAAACTGGGCAGGTATCCGGTGTGCTGGTTGCCTCTGCGTACCGTGTATCGATCACGGTCAGCGTGCACATGGCCACTACCGCCATCACTAATCTCCTGATCTGCCAAGGCATTCTGTTACTACTTTTTGGTCTGTTGCGTCCGCTAGCGGCAAGATTCGCGCGATGACTGACCGTCGTTGGCGGACTGGATCTGTGGTCAGATCTCGCGACACGAAGCATCCTCTCAGTGGCGCTTCGtctcgtcgtcgcggtcgcgcTTTGCTATCTTTCGGTCAATTCGGCCTTCCCTTACTCTTTTGCAAGCCGGTTTAAGGCAAAGGATTTCGCTTTcaactgagagagagagagagaaacagagagcgcgatactgatgctgtttgtaCTGTTGTGTCTCGTATTAGTCATGCTGAGCGCATCCAATAACAATGACTTTCGTGTCTTCCGATCGGTAGCAAAGTGGTTAGGTATTGAAGACGATAAGCTCGCGAGATATGGCCACACCTTCCGCAGCATGCCGATCGCTATACGATGCTGTTAACGTTGTTTGAACAGCTGGCACTCCACTTTTGATTCATACGCACCAGGTGCTGGACAGGTGTGCCATCGTTTTATGGCGCTACGCAGTGGATCAAACCGGCCGGACCGGGGGCTTATCGATAACGCGGTTCTCTGCGTGCGAGCGCGAAAATCATACATCACATCCGGTGCCGACTGAAGAGCGCGTGAATGATGTggttaattgaataattgttGTCTAATTTATAGCGTTCTGGAAGAACTGCTGTTATTATTTCAATTGAAGTTAATCGAGCACGAGATCGCGAGATACTTAAATGTGACACTAAACCGAGCGATGGAATGGGATGGGAAAGAGTTCGTCAGTGAAAATTAGCAAAatgattttcgtttccttGGAATAAAGTGAATTGATAATTGCCAAATATTGTAGCAGATCTTGCACAGTTATTGACATGATCTTGATCTGAAAAACACAAAGTAAATATTCCATTGAAACTGAAAATGATGGAGATGAATAATGCGATACAAAGCATCGAGACTTTAGCACGTCAATTTAGAAAGGACGATCGTCATGCACTATTCAAAATGCAACGTAAAGTTGCTACGTGGTACTGCCAATAAGACATCAAACCCATTCAGACGAGAAATTgtcgtttgctcgcttttaTTCTTTTATCGCGTGCTTTTATTGTGGAATTCTGTTGGGTAAATATTTTTTAGTACACCAAATCGTTTctaaaatgaataattaaaatttatcatGGCAGTTGGAAACGCCAATATCCAAGAAAGGTCTCCAAAAATTCGCGATAAAATAGGATTTTCTTTAATTCGTTCGCTATCTAAGTAACATTTGGTTTGCAGCGGCTTTCGTTTTCTTACAGCGGCCACGATGAGTGCTGATACTAAACGAGATGCTCGGccaaaaatataataaaacaACAGATTGCACAAACGGGTAATGTGCCACGCTTAGCACGTGCTGGAACCCGAATCTATTTTACTTCAAATGTTACACCGGTGTACACGCTAATGCCAAGCCATGCCGAAACTGGTTCAAATAATGGGACACATGCTACCATAATCCCGCAGTTTGCTGCAGTCCTCGCTCGCCACGAACACACTCTTCGGGCACTGACCAAACATGATCATGCCCATGCAGCGCAGCACCGTACCGGAGATTGGATTGCAAATCTGTTCACCTTCGAAGCTCGGTTCCAGCTTGGCTCCAGCCTcgatttcatcctttttctgCTCTGCCAACTCAAAGCACGCGTTCGTTGCATCCCGAACAATCGCCATCCATTCCGGCTTTTCCTTGACCGAGTCCATAAACATCTTGGTCAGATCGTCACGCTTCAGCATCCCATCGGCGTACATGCTGGTCGCGTTCATGCCACACTCGGCGATGCACTGTAACAGGAAGGGCACATAGATCAGTTTAGGAATGATAATCTTCCAGTTCTAGTTCGCGATCCGTCCTTACACAACCACGCGGTGTACCATCCATCTGGAGTTGCTTCTTCGTCTGCTCGCCGTACTTCTGGTAGCACTCCATCATGATCGAACCATCGACGAGCATCGGTATTGCACAGCATTCGGCTGGATTCTGTAGATCAGGaagatgaaataaattaaatcctaAACTAATGTTCTTGGCCATAACGTAACGTACCATCTGGACTGGTGGTCCACCGGCGCAAGGGTTTTCCGCCAAACAATTCGACCACAACGCTGTACAAGCGAGCGCTACGAGCAGATATTTCACCTCGCGATACCGTGCCATTGCTGCGACTGAGAACGACCTGtcggtgcgatcggtggacggtttcatttttatccCACCGGTGCGATCTGCTCTTGATGCACGCAGCACGATCATGCATGTCGAATCCGTCgtaacaaacaatcaaatcgaCGACAACAATCAGCGGCCATGCTTAATGCATTTTACtgttgccattgctgctgctgctgtcgagagcaaatgcaaatgaccaTGGTAAGCGCCATTACGAAGGGGTGTCCACTTTCTGCCTCATCATTCGGTGGCCCTAAACTCAGCCATCGTATGGAGCTAGCGTACTAATTAACGTTACAATGCACCTACAATCTGTGTAATTCCCTCAACTATTGACCGAGCAATGGGGTGGAGCCTCACATTATCTTGCGTGCTCTGTTCAGATATTGTTTAGCAAAGTTTGCcattcagtagcagcagcattagctgCATTACCaagttctgttctgttcttttCTGCTCGTTGTTGCGTTGCGGCAAAAACCAATATAGATCTTGAGTGTGCGATCATACCGCCGTGTTTGTTACCGAAAGATGATCGCCGTCTAATAGGGCTGCCAACAAATATCCAATTTCAATTGTAAATCGATTTGTATTACGATCACAAGCACACTGTTAATCGTTTGTGTTTTACCGTGCACGCCATCAAGCTCGCTAGTGGATGCAGTTATTCGTTTTTTGCTGCAAACTTCAGTGGTTGACGCGATTGTTCTATGCTTTCCAGTGCAATTTTGGACAGGTAGAAAATTTCTCAAACTCCTAAAAAGCTTCAGCTTGGGATGGTTACAACATTGCGACTGAATcgacaacgaaacgaaccaaagctaagcagcatcatcatcacaatccTTCAAAATGAGGTGACTTGCTGCTCTGCTCACCGAGATATTGACATTTCCGACGGTAAATATGGTTGCGGTGGTCTTATCCAGCCCCgaaagaagatgctgctgcagttaTAAATGATGACTTGATTGCAACACATCTCCAGGAAGTCATCCATCATCAAGAGATGTTTCATCTTCTCGTCGTTTGAGACGTTTGATGGGTCTACAATCAAAAGGCTGACACCAACCGTGTCCAGCATCCGAATGACGATCACTATAAATACCGATCGAGTGTCGATGGATCGATATCAGTCATCGGCCCATCGAGGAGATCAAGACAAATTCTCTCGGAATTACCAAGAACGCAAGCAACGGaagaaatgtttgcaaaatggCTCATTGCGGCTTCGATCGCACTTTGCAGCTCGACGACGGTGTTTGCGGACAATCCCTGTCTTAAGGGGCCACCGGTTGCCAAGGTAATTACGTTGAAAACCAACAACCTATTCAAGGATTACTTACCAGACTCAATTCGAACCGTAGAATGCTGGCGAATGCTGCGTGACACCGTCGCTGGTCGAACCGAGTGCATTTATGACGTGCCATTCGAAGTGGATCGGCCAAACCAAGCGTCAGATGGCAATGGAAGGTATTCCGAGAGGTTGCGTAAGTATTTTAGCCGGTGTGCACATTCCACGACATGAATCATAATGTAATCCTGTTCCTAGTGTGTGGCTGAATGCGTGATGAACCAAACGGGATTGTACGCCGACGGAAAGATTGATCGAGCGGCGTTGACGGAGCTGTATCTTGGTTCGGCCAAACCGCTGGCACCGGAGTGGAAACAGATTACGCTCGACGCTATCGATGGTTGCTTCAAGATGGCTGATTCGATCAAGGAGGAAATTGATGCCGGTGCACGGCTTACGCCAGCCTTCGATGGTGAGCAGATTTGTCATCCGATTTCCGGCACTATCCTGGCGTGCATGGGTATGACGCTGTTTGCCGAGTGTCCGGCCAAGCTGTTTACTGTTAACGATGCCTGCAATCAGCTCAAGAGCTACCACAGCAAGTGTCCGTTTTTGTGAGTGGAGAGCCAAAGCGAGGCAATCCGTTTGCAACATTTTCTAACTGATTTGATATTGATTTGCTTATGAAATATATATTATGCACGGGTGCACTGCAATTCGTGGCGGTAAAGGTGATTATTTTGGCGGTTTCCGAAACGTAGAAATTGGTTTTTGGATCTACTGAAGACCATGTTTTTGTCGCTTGTCTGAAACATCACTCATGTGCTTTCTTCATGTTGATCATTATCCTTGATCAGCTTTAGTATTAATCATTACTAACATTTTACAAAGtgaaattttcaatatttaattattcacCATTGGCTACGTACACTTATTGGTGTTTTTTCGAAATAAGTTGGcacttttttaaaataatcaagaTCAATTCATTAtcacagcaacatcatcacatGGGTCGCAGATAAAggcagcatttttttcattttttttaatataccTCCTTTGAAAGCGATAGACTCTGGTGTGTCCCTAAAACAAGGATTAGCGGTAACGCGGTCCAGCATCCGCTAGCCtactttgctgctgcatctctgTTTACATCTCTCGCCAAAAAGGCGAGGTGCGAGTGCATCAGGACTGCATCTCTGCTCTGCACGCCCGATGCATCAATTGAGGCAGGCcccgcgagagcgagagagaagcatgagagcaagagagcgcgcgcaaaACATCGTCCGACATgagcggtggaggcgcatgcgtggcgaaaatcaaaacaaacccccctGGGTGGCGTCGTGTGGCATTTGGCGTTAcacaaaccagcaaccagcatcaggagcatTCCATCATCGACTGAACGCGAGTGCTccttcgatcgctcgctcgctgttcctGCGGCATCGTTGAACATCCGGTTGTGTGTTACCCTACAGCGATGCCTTGAGTGTCAGATCGAAGTAAACTAGACGGTGCCGGAGTGTTCCCTGCAGCGAAGAATCCCAAGCAGATGGCTCCCGGAAATGGTAGCGCAGAACGGAAGTGCTGCTAGTGGTAGGATTTAACGCCaccacacacattcacacacaggcacagctGGCAGCTGTCATCGAGCGATAGCGGTGCCTACTACTGCTACAATCGTTCGCGAGTAGTGTATTCAAGCGCGGCGACAGTCTTGAGAGTGAACACAGCAACCAActaagcagcagctgcctaTAGAAGGATGCTCTGCACGGTGCTTGGGACCGTGTTCGGTGTCCTGGTGGCACTGTACGGTCTGTTCGAGCTGCACTACTTCCTGCGGATGTGCCTTTGCGTGGTGTCGGCCCGGTTTCTCAAGAAGCGGATGCACATCCTCGATACGAGCAGCGTCGTCGGTGAGTATGGGCACGTCACGCGCTAAAATTAGCTCCCGTCGATAGCCCCTACAAGGCTagcttcgatcgatctgccGTCAAGCCGTTTGCCGAACGTAGTAGGCGCCTTAGGCGCAATGAGGATTAGAAGGCCCGTACTCGGAGTAACCATTGAGTGGTTGCtttctgctgcttgttgtcTTTTTTTCAGGTCTCTGCCTTACGAACGATATCGATACGCTGCTGTATCACATGAACAATGCGCGCTACCTACGCGAGGTGGACTTTGCCCGGGTGGACTTTTACGAGCGCACCAGCCTGTACCGGACGATCCGTAGTAAGGGAGGTTCGGTGGTGCAGGGGGCCACCACGATCCGTTACCGCCGGTTCATTCGTCCTTTCACGCGCTTCACCATCAGCTCCAGGGTAGGTTCAGATGAAAGACTTCATGGAGTTCGCAGCATCACTTCTAATGTCCTTTCGCTCTCCCCCGAATAGATCGTGTACTGGGACAATCAGTCGATCTTCATGGAGCACCGGTTTATCGGAGGAACGGATGGGTTCATTCACTGCATTGCACTCTGCCGCCAGCGTGTCATGCAGTGCTCGGTCGAGGATGTGATGGCAACGTTGCTCAAGAGTGGCCTTTGCTTGCAGCAAC
Proteins encoded in this region:
- the LOC126578140 gene encoding uncharacterized protein LOC126578140, with product MPWQIRRLVMAVVAMCTLTVIDTRYAEATSTPDTCPVYLTISAMARNIEEAQLVINWGPGCENPPAWIGLYTENPALSDAPPIVKVLVEGEPSGQVMSEVRFGRHKLPGGWSHEQVLQRIPKRKTKPICYGYYLTSYDQHDQLQYFDCLKIQPNWMFTEPGLSNITLKDLFLPGTHCSGCFQTRANVGNVFLKKIGFRQSIDVWSQLVYGVRYLDFSIGYQPSHNGTRNFWIMNEHFRVAPLLPILQDIRRFVILSEETVFLDFRRFPLGFHNNPDQHAVLLALLEQELGDLVYRRKMDGDGDGDDGSEERPGQPESYNLTIGEMRREGKYLLITYNHEASLNESNLIWKPWRKHSSAFLKHTELGEFMQNLFSQKHPDAPKDVGWSLHGIQGLQGSYNDAEGSYMMPNERASIVNPKLMHLLGGPWSLRANAVLLDYFLNTNLIDMAIYTNRYKTLRASATSDAAVVLDVQ
- the LOC126578154 gene encoding general odorant-binding protein 67-like; the protein is MARYREVKYLLVALACTALWSNCLAENPCAGGPPVQMNPAECCAIPMLVDGSIMMECYQKYGEQTKKQLQMDGTPRGCCIAECGMNATSMYADGMLKRDDLTKMFMDSVKEKPEWMAIVRDATNACFELAEQKKDEIEAGAKLEPSFEGEQICNPISGTVLRCMGMIMFGQCPKSVFVASEDCSKLRDYGSMCPII
- the LOC126578156 gene encoding general odorant-binding protein 67-like — its product is MFAKWLIAASIALCSSTTVFADNPCLKGPPVAKNAGECCVTPSLVEPSAFMTCHSKWIGQTKRQMAMEGIPRGCCVAECVMNQTGLYADGKIDRAALTELYLGSAKPLAPEWKQITLDAIDGCFKMADSIKEEIDAGARLTPAFDGEQICHPISGTILACMGMTLFAECPAKLFTVNDACNQLKSYHSKCPFL
- the LOC126578148 gene encoding protein THEM6, with translation MLCTVLGTVFGVLVALYGLFELHYFLRMCLCVVSARFLKKRMHILDTSSVVGLCLTNDIDTLLYHMNNARYLREVDFARVDFYERTSLYRTIRSKGGSVVQGATTIRYRRFIRPFTRFTISSRIVYWDNQSIFMEHRFIGGTDGFIHCIALCRQRVMQCSVEDVMATLLKSGLCLQQPSVASAGSTKRTAPTTSSTEFLDKAEAGTGGATLGPAVSLTKPDLPPEVSKWLEWNEISSASLRSEG